AGAAAACCAGTTGAATCCCATCCGGGCGCGCGCTGTAGCCGACAAGCACATGCAACAACTGGCCCGTCATGCTGCGTTCGGAAAGAAGGTGCGAGCTGTCCCAGATCGCCTGGCCCAATGGCGGCAGAACATCCGCCTGAACGAGGTAATGCGCACCCTGGGACGCAAGCCCCGCCGCCAACAGCAGAATCATCCAGCTGGTCACGGTAAAAAGATGCTTCATCGGAATACGCAGCAGGCCGAAATAAAGGACCGCGCCCAAAACCCCGCCGGCGGCAAGGCCAAGCAGGCTGCCCATCATCATTTCTGCGGCCGCCCCGCCGCCAAGGGCGATGCCATAAAGAAAAAGAACAACCTCGGAGCCTTCCCGCAGGGTCGCCAGCCCGACGACGATGGCAAGGGCGTAGAGAGGTCGCGCGCCAAGGCGGACCGCACTGCCGACCGCGTTCATCTTCTGGGAAATTTCACGGCCATGGCGGCTCATCCACACATTGTGCCAGCCGAGCATGACAACGGCGAGAAACAGGACGCCGGCGTTGAAATATTCCTGGCCCATGCCTGCCGCAGCCTCGCTGATCGTCTGGGCAAAGAAAGCAATGGCCGCCGCACCGAAAAGGCCGCCGCCGATGCCGTAGAGAATCCAACGCCCACGTCCCATCACCTCTTTCGTCGCCGCCATCACAATGCCGATGATCAGGGCTGCTTCTAGAACTTCACGGAAGAGAATCAGAGCGCTGGCCAGCATGGCGTTCTCCAGAAAATTAGCCGCAATTTCGTGTCTGCGTTATTTGACGAGGATGCGGCCCTGTGCCGTATCTGGAAAAAACTCGCCGAAAAATTCGTACGTCCCGGGATCCAGCGGTCCGATATAGACGATGCCTTCCCGGCCACCGAGAATAATTTTTTCGCGGTTGAGGTCGTAGCTTTCAAATTCTTCCGGGGTGGGATCGAGATTCCGGATAATCAGTTTCACCTTC
This sequence is a window from Rhodospirillaceae bacterium. Protein-coding genes within it:
- a CDS encoding iron permease; protein product: MLASALILFREVLEAALIIGIVMAATKEVMGRGRWILYGIGGGLFGAAAIAFFAQTISEAAAGMGQEYFNAGVLFLAVVMLGWHNVWMSRHGREISQKMNAVGSAVRLGARPLYALAIVVGLATLREGSEVVLFLYGIALGGGAAAEMMMGSLLGLAAGGVLGAVLYFGLLRIPMKHLFTVTSWMILLLAAGLASQGAHYLVQADVLPPLGQAIWDSSHLLSERSMTGQLLHVLVGYSARPDGIQLVFYVATLLVIGGLMRLYGTTANLKANGGAKPVLALLAAAGMVWSLVLGGAMAAEPQCWVSYEEFEEHVPHFDLRRCPEDNIENGFCRLVVDGDKVHLYYFSFEGDICLYDQRSYGLAKFLKRFGPTYLID